Proteins encoded in a region of the Triticum dicoccoides isolate Atlit2015 ecotype Zavitan chromosome 3A, WEW_v2.0, whole genome shotgun sequence genome:
- the LOC119271135 gene encoding UPF0481 protein At3g47200-like encodes MQMSEEISSAANPGEQNGNGNIRESSQSRRFHSSCRTTRRVGTGPRIDQTCPAGSTTIHIAKIRRALRMVEEERFTPFSVRIGPYHEASMVQPSENNPHDKKGKEVMENEQNKSVLVDRLVSVLLEQPGELENLMARAMECYAEKKGKQPCDNELRITEQEKSVFVDSVLSLTFEDRKEEAPQLTLQEHKAQVIEDLKNLKTMKCYAGNPRAEETEEAFADMMMRDGIYVLCLLVDMVETSPGEGDVRPDEIDLLRDVVFLLENQIPWIVLKELQRLAGYSNEPGLLCTRVRDLLAEGRYITKATPESPAKEPAHLLHLVHTYFAPPKSGVAAIDIVKNKGTGPWKRATLYRKCAYVEFKRREFEAGVESILDVSLQGGTLLIPCLQIDGNTWTILRNLMALEEQMSERPVTTYCVFMSQLARQAEDVEFLEHEGIIINFLGSNEVVVKGFSNLCEGVITDKPSYLYDIWHTLDKRSKSPWNKFMGSFMERNMLDNVQFVAFIGAIILLILQIAQVIIGSLSLINKQK; translated from the exons ATGCAAATGTCTGAAG AAATTTCTTCTGCTGCCAATCCCGGCGAACAAAACGGAAATGGCAACATACGAGAGTCCTCACAATCGAGGCGCTTTCACTCCTCTTGTCGCACCACCCGTCGTGTGGGAACAGGGCCCAGGATCGACCAGACATGTCCTG CTGGAAGTACTACTATCCATATTGCGAAGATTCGAAGAGCACTCCGCATGGTCGAAGAAGAACGATTCACACCATTCAGCGTGCGGATCGGCCCTTACCATGAAGCGTCAATGGTGCAACCCTCGGAAAACAATCCCCATGATAAAAAGGGGAAAGAAGTCATGGAAAACGAGCAGAATAAGAGCGTCTTGGTCGACAGGTTAGTGAGTGTGCTTCTTGAGCAACCTGGAGAGCTGGAGAATCTGATGGCAAGGGCGATGGAATGCTacgcagaaaaaaaggggaaacaaCCATGTGATAACGAACTACGTATCACAGAGCAGGAGAAGAGCGTCTTCGTCGACAGTGTTTTGAGTTTGACTTTCGAGGATAGGAAGGAGGAAGCCCCGCAATTGACTCTCCAAGAGCACAAGGCTCAGGTAATCGAAGATCTGAAGAACCTGAAGACGATGAAATGCTACGCTGGTAATCCGAgagctgaagaaactgaagaagccttcGCGGATATGATGATGCGCGACGGGATATATGTTCTCTGTTTACTTGTGGACATGGTAGAAACATCCCCTGGAGAAGGAGACGTTCGCCCGGACGAGATTGATTTGTTACGGGACGTGGTGTTCCTCCTTGAGAATCAGATACCTTGGATCGTCCTCAAGGAGTTGCAAAGGCTAGCTGGCTACAGCAACGAGCCAGGCCTCCTCTGCACACGTGTCCGGGATCTGCTGGCCGAAGGGCGCTACATCACAAAGGCAACGCCGGAGTCGCCAGCAAAAGAACCTGCTCACCTGCTGCACCTGGTGCACACCTACTTCGCCCCACCCAAATCTGGTGTAGCAGCAATTGACATCGTCAAGAACAAGGGAACAG GTCCATGGAAACGAGCGACGCTGTACCGCAAGTGCGCCTACGTGGAGTTCAAGCGTCGGGAGTTCGAGGCCGGGGTGGAATCCATCCTTGACGTGAGCCTTCAGGGAGGCACTCTCCTCATCCCTTGCTTGCAGATCGACGGCAACACGTGGACCATCCTACGCAACCTGATGGCGCTGGAGGAGCAGATGTCGGAGAGGCCGGTGACGACATACTGCGTTTTCATGTCGCAGTTGGCACGCCAGGCTGAGGACGTCGAGTTCCTCGAGCATGAAggtatcatcattaatttcctgggcagcaACGAGGTGGTCGTAAAAGGCTTCTCCAACCTCTGTGAgggagtgatcaccgacaagccaaGCTACCTCTACGACATTTGGCACACGCTGGACAAGCGCTCCAAGAGTCCATGGAACAAATTCATGGGATCATTCATGGAGAGGAACATGCTCGACAATGTGCAGTTCGTGGCATTCATTGGCGCCATCATTCTGCTTATTCTTCAAATAGCTCAAGTAATTATTGGGTCCCTCTCCTTAATTAATAAGCAGAAATAG
- the LOC119271136 gene encoding adenylyl-sulfate kinase 3-like isoform X1 has product MLAKAVPRPCSGAGRHGAPAARLRSVGVAGGPRRGGAGGRLVAADAGERMPVVAVAAGKQPVNGAAMAGIDKLVTSTVGKSTNILWHDCPIAQFERQKLLNQKGCVVWITGLSGSGKSTLACALSRELHSRGHLTYILDGDNLRHGLNRDLCFEAKDRAENIRRVGEVAKLFADAGLICIASLISPYRSERSACRKLLHNSTFIEVFLNVPLEVCEARDPKGLYKLARAGKIKGFTGIDDPYEPPSDCEIVIQCKAGDCPTPKSMADQVVSYLEANEFLQD; this is encoded by the exons ATGCTAGCGAAGGCTGTTCCTCGCCCCTGCTCCGGCGCTGGCCGCCATGGCGCGCCAGCGGCGAGGCTGCGGTCTGTCGGCGTCGCCGGAGGTCCGAGGAGAGGAGGAGCCGGTGGCAGGCTCGTGGCGGCGGACGCAGGGGAGAGGATGCCGGTGGTGGCTGTGGCTGCCGGGAAGCAGCCCGTCAATGGAGCAGCCATGGCAG GTATCGACAAGCTTGTGACCTCAACTGTTGGGAAATCGACAAACATTCTTTGGCATGACTGTCCAATAGCTCAGTTTGAGAGGCAGAAACTGCTAAATCAGAAGGGTTGTGTTGTGTGGATAACAGGGTTAAGTGGTTCAG GGAAAAGCACACTAGCATGCGCGCTAAGTCGCGAGCTGCACTCCAGAGGTCATCTGACCTACATTCTAGACGGTGACAATCTAAGGCATGGGTTAAACCGAGACCTCTGTTTCGAAGCAAAGGACCGTGCTGAAAATATACGCAGAGTAG GAGAAGTAGCAAAGCTGTTTGCAGATGCTGGTCTGATCTGCATTGCTAGCTTGATATCGCCCTACAGAAGTGAACGCAGCGCTTGCCGTAAATTACTGCACAATTCTACATTCATTGAG GTGTTTTTGAATGTCCCACTTGAAGTTTGTGAAGCCAGGGATccaaaaggcttgtacaagcttgcCCGTGCAGGAAAAATCAAAG GGTTTACTGGAATTGATGatccttatgaaccaccttctgacTGCGAG ATAGTGATACAGTGCAAAGCTGGTGACTGCCCCACGCCTAAATCGATGGCTGATCAAGTTGTGTCATATCTCGAAGCAAATGAGTTCTTACAGGATTAG
- the LOC119271136 gene encoding adenylyl-sulfate kinase 3-like isoform X2, whose product MLAKAVPRPCSGAGRHGAPAARLRSVGVAGGPRRGGAGGRLVAADAGERMPVVAVAAGKQPVNGAAMAGIDKLVTSTVGKSTNILWHDCPIAQFERQKLLNQKGCVVWITGLSGSGKSTLACALSRELHSRGHLTYILDGDNLRHGLNRDLCFEAKDRAENIRRVGEVAKLFADAGLICIASLISPYRSERSACRKLLHNSTFIEVFLNVPLEVCEARDPKGLYKLARAGKIKDSDTVQSW is encoded by the exons ATGCTAGCGAAGGCTGTTCCTCGCCCCTGCTCCGGCGCTGGCCGCCATGGCGCGCCAGCGGCGAGGCTGCGGTCTGTCGGCGTCGCCGGAGGTCCGAGGAGAGGAGGAGCCGGTGGCAGGCTCGTGGCGGCGGACGCAGGGGAGAGGATGCCGGTGGTGGCTGTGGCTGCCGGGAAGCAGCCCGTCAATGGAGCAGCCATGGCAG GTATCGACAAGCTTGTGACCTCAACTGTTGGGAAATCGACAAACATTCTTTGGCATGACTGTCCAATAGCTCAGTTTGAGAGGCAGAAACTGCTAAATCAGAAGGGTTGTGTTGTGTGGATAACAGGGTTAAGTGGTTCAG GGAAAAGCACACTAGCATGCGCGCTAAGTCGCGAGCTGCACTCCAGAGGTCATCTGACCTACATTCTAGACGGTGACAATCTAAGGCATGGGTTAAACCGAGACCTCTGTTTCGAAGCAAAGGACCGTGCTGAAAATATACGCAGAGTAG GAGAAGTAGCAAAGCTGTTTGCAGATGCTGGTCTGATCTGCATTGCTAGCTTGATATCGCCCTACAGAAGTGAACGCAGCGCTTGCCGTAAATTACTGCACAATTCTACATTCATTGAG GTGTTTTTGAATGTCCCACTTGAAGTTTGTGAAGCCAGGGATccaaaaggcttgtacaagcttgcCCGTGCAGGAAAAATCAAAG ATAGTGATACAGTGCAAAGCTGGTGA